The Kribbella shirazensis genomic interval ACGCGACCCTCGATCTCCTCGGCGTACGTCCGGCCGGTGACCTTCTCGATGATCTCGCCGATGAGCAGGTAGTTCGTGTTCGAGTACTCGTACCGCGAACCGGGGTCGTTGAACATCGGCGGGTTCGCGAGCGCGCGCTCGATCTGCTCGGACGCTGTCCAGGTGCGGTACCGGAGGGCGTAGAACTCCTCGCTCGGCGGCATCGGGAGCGTGTCCTTGAAGTCGTACAAACCGCTGGTGTGGTTGAGCAAATGGCGCACTGTGATGTTGGCGCCGTTCGGTACGACGCCGGGCAGCCAGCGCTCCACGGAGTCGTCGAGGCGGATGCGTTTCTCGGCGACGAGCTGCAGTACGACGGTTGCGACGAACGTCTTCGTGACGCTGCCGATCCGGAACCGCCCCGCCACCGGGACCTTGCGCGAACTGTCCAGCTCCGCGACGCCGCTGCTGCCCCGCCAGACCCGTCCACCGTCCCGCACCTCGGCCAGCGCCCCGATCGCCACCACCCCGTCGAGCCCTTCCTGCAACTCCTTGGGCGAAGCCGCTCCCACCGAAGGTCCCACAGCCATCGCCGCAGCCGTCACCAATGCCACCAACATCCCGATCTCCTCATGTCTCAGTCCGGTCCCCCAAGCCTCCCGGCCGAGGCCGACAAAGACATCAGGGATCACCCCCTGAGGCGACTGGATGACCCACCCAGTTGTCCAGCACTCACTTCGTAGCCAGCGGCAACCATGCCCGCCCGCCCTCGTCACGCACTCCGCGAGCTCCGCCGGAAGCGTCCTAGGGCGTGTGCGCCAGCGCGGGCCGGGCGAGAGGACTACGCTCCGAAACGGAGCGACAACACTCTCGATGGAGGTACGGCGATGACGGGGAAGTTCGAGCTGTACAAGGACAAGTCCGGCGAGTACCGGTTCCGCTTGAAAGCCGGCAACGGCGAAGTGATCGCGAGCAGCAGCGAGAGCTACGGCAGCAAGGCCGCCGCGCTGAACGGGATCGACTCGATCAAGCGGAACGCCGCCGAGGCGAAGGTCGACGACCAGACCGACTGACAAACTCAAGAAAACAAGGGGGTTTCTCCGGTACCGCCGGAGAAACCCCCTGCACTGTTTCCGGAGATCAGAGCCCTTCCGCGAACTCGATCCCGCGAACCTCGACGCCGAGGCCCTCGATGCCGGCGTCCGGGATCATCGCGGCCAGTTCGTGCGCGCGCTCCCGCGAGGCCACGTCGACCAGGTAGTAGCCGCCGAGGAACTCCTTGGACTCCACGAACGGCCCGTCGGTCACCGCCGGTACGCCGTTGCGCACCGTCACCACCGACGACTGGGCCGGCTGCTGCAGCGCGACCGTGCTGTGGAACTCGCCGGACGCCTTGATCGTGTCCATGAACTTCTGGTGCCCGGCGCCGATGGCCTGCTGCTCCTCTTCGGGCAGCCCGGCGAGGACGTCGGGGTTGATGTTCAGGACCAGTAGGTACTTCACGATGTCTCCTTCAGACCCGGCCCCCGGTGGTGGGGGCCTCTCATCCATCAGTACGGAGCCGGCCGGCACGCCTTGACATCGCCGGCCGACCGATAACGTCAGCCCATGTCCGAGCTGAGTCTCACAGATGTCCAGGCCGCCGCGGATCGTCTGGCGGGAGTCGCCCACCGTACGCCGGTCCTCACCTCGCGGACCCTCGACGAACGAGTCGGGGCGCGGGTGTTCCTGAAGGCGGAGAACTTCCAGCGGATCGGCGCGTTCAAGTTCCGCGGCGCGTACAACGCGATCAGCCGGCTCACCCCGGAGCAGCTCACGGCGGGCGTGGCGGCGTACTCGTCGGGCAATCACGCGCAGGCCGTCGCGCTGGCGGCACGTCTCGCGGGTACGCCGGCGGTGATCCTGATGCCCAAGGACGCCCCGCCGACGAAGGTCGCCGCCACCCGCGGGTACGGGGCCGAGGTCGTGACGTACGACCGGTACACGCAGGACCGGACCGCCCTGGCTCACGAACTGGCGGCGGAGCGCGGACGGACGCTGATCCCGCCGTACGACCACTACGACGTGATGGCCGGGCAGGGGACGGTGGCGCTCGAGCTGATCGAGGAGGTCGGGCACCTCGGCGCGCTGCTGGTCCCGGTCGGCGGCGGTGGACTGATGGCCGGTTGCGCGACCGCGGCGACGATGCTGTCACCCGGGATCCGGATGATCGGCGTCGAGCCGGCCGCGGGCGACGACCACGCCCGGTCGCTGGCGGCAGGTGAGCGGGTGGAGATCGCCGTACCGCGGACGATCGCCGACGGGCAGGCGATCTCGACGCCGGGCGAGCTGACGTTCGCGGTGAACCGGCGACTGGTGGAGTCGATCGAGCTGGTCGGCGACGACGAGATCGTGGCCGCGATGGCGTTCGCGTTCGAGCGGCTGAAGATCGTTCTGGAGCCGAGCGGGGCGAGCGCGCTGGCGGCGCTGCTGACCGGGCGGATCCACGGGCTGCCGGAGCGCGTCGGAGTAGTGCTGTCGGGCGGGAACGTCGGCCTGGACCGCTTCCGCGAGCTGCTCGGAAATAGCTGAATACGCAAGCACCTTAGGGTGCCCTGGCCACCCTCTGTGCTCGTTGTCACAGAAAGCCACCATCGAATGTGACCGAGGCCACATCGAAGCCCTCAGTCGCCGCCTGAACCCCGCTCAGACGCGCTCAGGACACCAGGTGTTCATCCTGGGTTGTTGACCCGTCAGAGGGCTTTTCAGGGCCTTGTGACAACGACTCTGTGGATCTGAGGGTTTGCGTCGTGATCCTTCTGTTATACAGTCGTCGGCGGTTCGGTAAACAACACGAACCGCACACGGGTCAACGCCGAGCTCTGCCAGGCCCGCGTGCTCCCCTCGAACAACCATGGCAGAGGTGGGGGACCCAGGAGGTTGGGTCTCGACCGTGAGTGGTCGGAACCCTGGGGTGAAGTCCGCGGGAGCGGACCGGGCTATGAATCCCAGCCCGAACCCGACAGCTAACCTCGCAGGCGTCGGGAGACAACCATGCCCGTCACTGCCCGACGGACGTCGCTGCTGCGCGCCGTCCGCCAGACCGCTGAGTCCAGTACCGACCGGCCCATCGGCCGGACCCTGGCTAAGCACCGCCGGACCACCAAGCCGGCCGCGCCGCGCGCCGCAGCCGCCGTCCTCTCGGTCGGCCTCGCTGTCGGAGGTGGAGCCGCCCTCAGCCTCACCTCCCCGTCGACCGCCTCGGCGGCGACCACCTCGACCACCGCCACCAGCACCCCGCGCGGGTACTGGACCGTGTCGAGCAAGCCGCTGCTCCGCTTCCGGGACCGCGGCCCGACCGTCAAGTACGTCCAGAAGGCACTGCACCTGGGTCCGGACGGCTACTTCGGGACCAGCACCGTCCGCGTGCTGAAGAAGTTCCAGACCTCGTGGGGCCTGAAGGCGACCGGCTACACCGACAAGAAGACCTGGGGCCGGCTGACCTGGGCCGCCAAGCACAAGGTCCTCTACGGTCCGTACGGCACCTCCTCCAAGTCGACGTTCCGGGCCAAGGTCCTCCGCGAGGCGGCGAAGCTCAAGGGCACGCCGTACCGCTACGGCGGCACCACGACCCGCGGCTTCGACTGCTCCGGCTACACCGGCTACGTGTACAAGAAGGCCGGCAAGAAGCTGCCGCGTACGTCGCGCCAGCAGTACAGCGCGACCAAGCACATCAGCCGCAAGGCCGCCAAGCCGGGCGACCTCGTGTTCTTCCGGAACAGTGGCGGCGGCGTGTACCACGTCGGCATCTACGCCGGCGGCAACATGCTGTGGCACTCCTCGAAGCCGGGCGTACCGGTGAAGAAGGGCAAGATCTGGACCAGCAGCGTGGCCTTCGGCCGCGTCTGAGTCCTGACCGTCGGCGCCCTACCCCCCATTGGGCGCCGCCGGTCGTCAGCGTCCTATCCCCCCAGGCACGCTGACTCCGAAACCGGCCCGAACCGTCGCTCCCCCACCCCTCCGACGGATCGGGCCGGTTTCCTTTCTGTTCGCTCAGTCGTCGAGGAGGCCGGCCTCGTAGGCCAGGATCGCCACCTGGACGCGATTGGTCGCTTCCAGTTTCACCAGCGCGCGGGAGACGTGCGCCTTCACCGTGGCCTCGCTCATGAACAGCTTCCGGCCGATGTCGGCGTTCGGCAGGCCGCGGCCGACCGCGACGAGCACCTCCCGCTCGCGCTCGGTGAGCCTGCTGATCCGCTCCTGCGCCGTACGCTTCCGGTCCGCGCGCGGGTCCCCGGCGAAGTGCCCGATCAACCGGCGGGTCACCGCCGGCGACAGCATGGCGTCGCCGGCCGCCACCACCTTGATCGCCTGCACCAGCTCCCGCGGCGGAGTGTCCTTCAGCAGGAACCCGCTGGCTCCCGCCTGCAGCGCCCGGAACACATAGTCGTCCAGATCGAACGTCGTCAGTACGACGACCTTCGGCGGCTCCGGCAGCGCCTGGACCTCGCGCGTCGCGGCCAGCCCGTCGAGTCGCGGCATCCGGATGTCCATCAGGACGACGTCCGGCTTGTGCTTGGTCACCATCGCCGCCGCGTCCGCACCGTCCTCGGCCTCGGCGACCACCTCGAGGGCGTCGTCGGACTCCAGGATCATCTTCAGCCCGGCCCGCACCAGCGCCTCGTCGTCCACGATCAGCAGCCGCGTCATCGTTCCCCTTCTTCCGCGTGCAACGCCTCGACACTCGTCAGGCCCGGCAGTTGTGGACCGGACGGCTCGCGTGCCCAGGGCAGCCACACCTCCACCCGCCAGCCGCCTTCCGGTGTCGGTCCGGTCGAGATCCGGCCGCCGACGAGCTGCACCCGCTCCCGCAGCCCGACCAGCCCGGCGCCGGCGCCCGGCAGCAGTGAACCAGCAGCCACCGGCCGCACGTTCGTCACCCTCACCGTCAGCCCGTCGCCGGGCGCGCCCTGGACCCGTACGTCGGTCGCGGCGCCGCGCGCGTGCTTGTGCACATTGGTCAGCGACTCCTGCACCACCCGGTAGACGGTCCGCCCGAGGGAACTCGGTACGTCGTCCGGCAGCGCCACGTCGTACCCGACCGTCACGCCCGCGTCCCGCGAGGCCGTGATCAGCCGCTCGAGGTCCGAGGCCTTC includes:
- a CDS encoding serine hydrolase domain-containing protein, whose amino-acid sequence is MLVALVTAAAMAVGPSVGAASPKELQEGLDGVVAIGALAEVRDGGRVWRGSSGVAELDSSRKVPVAGRFRIGSVTKTFVATVVLQLVAEKRIRLDDSVERWLPGVVPNGANITVRHLLNHTSGLYDFKDTLPMPPSEEFYALRYRTWTASEQIERALANPPMFNDPGSRYEYSNTNYLLIGEIIEKVTGRTYAEEIEGRVIRPLHLHGTTLPGTSPYIKGPHPHGYVPKDGGMIDYTELNPTLFGASGDMISTTRDLNRFFAALLGGHLLPANLLEEMKTPGTENGRYGLGLTWHDTACKVRVYGNDGDALAYQAYSFSTEDTRRQATVAVTPHLPDNPDDSVDAFLDRAFCG
- a CDS encoding YegP family protein; translation: MTGKFELYKDKSGEYRFRLKAGNGEVIASSSESYGSKAAALNGIDSIKRNAAEAKVDDQTD
- a CDS encoding YciI family protein, producing the protein MKYLLVLNINPDVLAGLPEEEQQAIGAGHQKFMDTIKASGEFHSTVALQQPAQSSVVTVRNGVPAVTDGPFVESKEFLGGYYLVDVASRERAHELAAMIPDAGIEGLGVEVRGIEFAEGL
- a CDS encoding threo-3-hydroxy-L-aspartate ammonia-lyase; this translates as MSELSLTDVQAAADRLAGVAHRTPVLTSRTLDERVGARVFLKAENFQRIGAFKFRGAYNAISRLTPEQLTAGVAAYSSGNHAQAVALAARLAGTPAVILMPKDAPPTKVAATRGYGAEVVTYDRYTQDRTALAHELAAERGRTLIPPYDHYDVMAGQGTVALELIEEVGHLGALLVPVGGGGLMAGCATAATMLSPGIRMIGVEPAAGDDHARSLAAGERVEIAVPRTIADGQAISTPGELTFAVNRRLVESIELVGDDEIVAAMAFAFERLKIVLEPSGASALAALLTGRIHGLPERVGVVLSGGNVGLDRFRELLGNS
- a CDS encoding NlpC/P60 family protein, yielding MPVTARRTSLLRAVRQTAESSTDRPIGRTLAKHRRTTKPAAPRAAAAVLSVGLAVGGGAALSLTSPSTASAATTSTTATSTPRGYWTVSSKPLLRFRDRGPTVKYVQKALHLGPDGYFGTSTVRVLKKFQTSWGLKATGYTDKKTWGRLTWAAKHKVLYGPYGTSSKSTFRAKVLREAAKLKGTPYRYGGTTTRGFDCSGYTGYVYKKAGKKLPRTSRQQYSATKHISRKAAKPGDLVFFRNSGGGVYHVGIYAGGNMLWHSSKPGVPVKKGKIWTSSVAFGRV
- a CDS encoding response regulator; protein product: MTRLLIVDDEALVRAGLKMILESDDALEVVAEAEDGADAAAMVTKHKPDVVLMDIRMPRLDGLAATREVQALPEPPKVVVLTTFDLDDYVFRALQAGASGFLLKDTPPRELVQAIKVVAAGDAMLSPAVTRRLIGHFAGDPRADRKRTAQERISRLTEREREVLVAVGRGLPNADIGRKLFMSEATVKAHVSRALVKLEATNRVQVAILAYEAGLLDD